The genomic interval tgttttaattattgtacagcgcttttctgtctgtgaaaaatgctatataaataaactttacttacaacaataactatcacctgaatcatgttgcttctgtgtgagaaggtgatgcttatggcatgttgaaAATTTCATTAgtgctgcaactatcgattattttagcaattgtgtattctatttatattgattacccaagtaactggataagaaatactttttttcatattaacagttcatctgcatattttaacttccgtactgcagtttttccctgtgtgaaacaaacagggtgcatggagcagctacaaagttctcttttcttcacttactttTCTACACTtactcccggccggaggggcggagacactcactgtgacggagcgcgacgtgaggagggcgtttagacgtgtaaacaccaggaaagcagctggaccagacggtattagtggacgtgtccttaagacctgcgctgaccagctggcacctgtgtttacactgatattcaacctctcactgaaactgtgtgtgattcccacctgctttaaaaagtccatcatagtccctgtcccaaagaaaccacaccccagcagccccaatgacttcaggcccatagcgctcacctctgtggtgatgaagtgttttgaaagactcatcaagacattcatcacctcctcactgcccaccaccctcgacccactacagtttgcataccggccagacagatccacagatgacgccatatccttccttctccacaagaccctttcacacatagacactggtaaggggaactatgtgagagtgctgtttgtagattacagctcagcattcaacactatagttccctccaggctggtctctaagctgctggacctgggcctgggcccatccctgtgcaggtgggttcacagcttcctgaccagcagaccacaggtggtacgagtgggtcacctcacctcatcctccctcaccctcaacactggatccccccgaggctgtgtgctcagccctctgctgtactcactgtacacccatgactgcgaggccacgtcagagtccaacgtcatcatcaagtttgctgacgacactgctgttgtgggactaatctctcacaatgaggagacagcctacaggagagaggtctcccgcctggagaactggtgccaggagaaccacctcctgctcaacgtcagcaaaacaaaggaactgatcgtggacttcagcaggaagcagcagagggactaccctccacttgtcatcagtggtgctgaggtggaaagagtggacactttcaaatacctgggagtgaccatctcacaggacctgtcctggactcatcacataaacatcactgtgaagaaggccagacagcgtctctacctcctccggcggctgagagacttcaagctcccactcaaggtgctcaggaacttttacacctgcaccatcgagagcatcatgcgtgggagcatcaccacctggatgggaaactgcatcaagcaggacttcatggccctaaaaagggtggtttgttcagctgaacggaccatcagaaccaccctccccaacctgcaggacatttacaccaagcagtgcaggctgagggccatgaagatcctaaaacagcccagccaccccggacactctctcttctccctgctcccatcaggccggcgttaccgctgcctgagggctaagactgaaaggttgaagaagagtttttacccacaagccatccgtctgctcaactctgagccctaactggaccattattgcacaatgtaaatattataatttataaaagtgtgtatagtgtatagtatatagagtatagtgtgaattactttttttttttttttttttttttttttattcttcttatttatatgtgtgtgtatatatggttgcaggtacaaaatacatttcactgtgcattgtactgtgtataactgtgcatgtgacaaataaacactatcttaatcttaatcttaatcttactgatcaggtggttgatgaaggacctccagctgtttcccagtaaaggtttaatggaggttacagggacgaaaaggcttcttttggacactagaaaaacatttccttctgctccatctgagcgcgccggctccgcctctttccgcttgtgcagacagactgcacgtaaatcagctgactgctgctgttgcgtcatcagtgttcacgtgaaaaactagggacTGCGTGAGCGcagtcttgtaatgctttatatttacaagcattctcgtaaatacgtttctactgcaggtctatatttagtcacaaatcagggattaaatatcaaaaatattttgacggggaaggggtccttccggtaccggacggtcactagtgctaatagctgcgctcgctagcagtatgtccgggagctgaagtagagaaaaaaataagagctgattctcagcacagcgagcacaacacaaaaacaaggcagagagcggtggaggcggaaaaacatgtcagcgatgatcgctcagtgtcaaagggaatccgtcgcaacGACGGAGCATCTGAGGGGGTTgatttctaactcctgatccactccattccagtaggtggcggtaatgcagctctaagctggtttggtcaaccgcaaacccacaagaagaagaagatgactgagccctgtaatgaagctaatgtgagcgaaacgttatttaatgtatcggattacatttttttatttctttccgatatccgatccagtaatttaggccagtatcggaccgataccgctactgaatatcggatcagcGCATCCCTATTAGAGACCATTTGAAAAATGCATTCTTATGTCGGCCAGTAATAAAAGTCAGAGGACAGAGCTGAGCCTGTGATTTGGGCCAGCGATGAGTTTACTCTTTTAGTAATCTCTGCTGAAAACAGCCTCACTAATTTATCTAAGGTGTGGGAGCTTTCCTGTGCTACGTCCAGGGCTTCACCAAAATAGtcataaaggctgtttctacaGCAGGCTCGAATATTCATCTCTGTCACCCTGCAGTAACTCCACCCACCCAACACAGTTACATTATCGCCACATGCGTGATGGTGGCCCAAGGCAAGAACCTGAGGCGCCACATCCTGCAGGACCAAGGAGGTGATTTCACCTATGACTGCACAGCACATGTCGGACAGCACAGTGACAGCCTTTGATCCAGTATCATTGGGATCCAAAGTCATCCactcactgaaagaaaaaaaaaacaggcaaatataattgagcaaaaacaaacctttaaccAGCGTATGCATGAGTATATTTAGTGataatttctgctgcttgctTGCTTGATGACTGTAAACTTGTGACTTACTAGTCTGAAATATCTTGCATACAGGGGCCGATGACTTTTCCAAGGAATTCTGGGGTCACCTGAGGCAgctttaaatgcattaaatCCAGTGCTCCCATTTCTCCTGATATCTAGAAAGACAATCAGATTTTTAGGTATTTATGACACATCAACAAGACGTTCGGTGATGGGACTTTAAAATAATCACTTAACCAAATTTAAAAGCTGTCTGCATCCAAATAGATCTgataatatacatatatgtgaTATATTAACATTATATATTACTACCACAGCAGTCAATGCCAACATTGACCCCTGTGTTAGTAGATTACCTTTCATTACCACAGGGATCACCGGTGACCCCTGTGATAGTAGAAGGGTTAAGGTTCTGTCATTGGGACTTTCACCCATTAAGAAAATTATTAATCAATATCCTTGATTGCTTTTGTCCCCAAcaatttcagacatttttttcccctcagttaTCCACATGGCAAATTAAAGAGACTCAAATCAGAGCTTTCCCACTCCTTCAACTCCACATACCCATCTGTACATTCAGGATCTATATTGCTGCTCCATGTCAGCTCCTCTTCATCAATGCAGCAGACCAGCTTGTCAGCTCCTAATTGCCACCCCAGCCATCTGTCTGCAAAAAGAAGTGAGGCGCCCAGTGATGGAATAAGGAATGTCAGTACCTATGATCACCTCTGACCAACTGGCATAATTCCTGCTAGAACTGGCCCTGGGACTACCAGAACCAAAGCTTCATCTGAAGCCCATCAGAGGTCCTGCTACCTGGCAGTCTTGTCTGCTCcagcctcaaaattatattttagttcacaaaaaaaaccccaatctAGACttcaggtaaaaaataaactaaattatGCTATTTTGCCTATATGAGACAAAATTAACTAattaaatgtaaagaaaatgtatatagttatcttttttttaattcaaatgtgTCAACACAACATGACAACCAAAAGGAAGCTGCATATGTTTGAGACTGTGATGCCTTTATAATGTTTCTGGTGTTTCTAGTTTAATATGTTCAATTAATCTATTTGATATATtctaatgaatgaaaaatacaaaactataataactctTCACTGGCAGAGGTAGAAAAAGAACAGACATTCTGCACtcaagtagaagtacaagtacttctggtaaaagttgaagtactgtttcaacttctttactcaagtaaaagtgaaaaagtacaggttcTGAAATGTACTCTAAGTAAGAAACTACAAGTAGTTTCAATTTTTATGTGAaactaactgaaccttgtgctatattaatataataatataaaataaaatcacatgagaatacaaatgttattccaatctaaattttaatcctaaagaatatactcagcttgaatctgatatgtaggacacaagctgtgaaagggaatttaaaaacagctctattTTCTGTGTCCTACATTGTAGAGAGTGACTGTGCCGCCACACCTAAACACATAAATGAGTATACTCAGGGGGTTACAGTGTGTTTCAGAAGGTGGAGAAAGAGCAGTTGTAGTGGCTCCGCATGGAGGGAGAAAAATTACAACTTAATTTGTAAGCTGCAGTAAATTatcttggtgtgcaggctgtgatcagctgatcagctgaagtacagatacctgaaaaatctacttaaataCAGTAACAACTGGTTATCTAGTTTTGAGTATGCTAAATAGTAACTGGGAGATTTGTATCTTTTTATATAAATCACAACAGGAAATAAGTTATTGATAAGTAGATTTTGAAACACAGTAAACCATTTCTGTAATGATGAAGTACAGATGCACAAAAGATCACtgatatgaaaatatttcaaatctGCTGTTGAATGAGAAACTTACTTGTGTAAATTATCTTTATAAGCATTCAACGTCACATAATGCTTCGTCTGTCTGGCTTTCTTTTAGTGTGTAAGTGCTGTGATGGCACCACATCCTAGAAATATTATATACACATGCCACAATGTCTATTGATTAACAATGTTGTTCACATTTGTCTTAAATCACATATGCACATGCATAAAAAGATTTGTTTCTGTGCAGACAAACTCATGGCTTTAATCTAAAAGCTGAATTTTTACCATGTATAAAATTCAAAACTCTGTTCCTTATTTGTGTCAGTTTGAATCCGTACATGAGAGGATTGATTAATGGTGGGATGAGGAAAATCTCCATTGCCATAAAATTCTGAACACTTTGTGGTATTTCTTCTGAGCCAAATCTTATGTATAACATATCCGCAAAAAAAGATATAACAGCAACTGTCAAAGAGAATAAATGTGGTACACATGTCTGCATgaattttctcctgttttccttGGATGACTGGCATGTTTTGATCAGATGTACATAAgtccagaaaacaaaaataacatggCCAAAATAAAAAGTGTAATTAAAAGCTGGAATAACAGTTTTAGCTACAGAGGCAGAGCAAGCTAGATTAGAAATGAAAAAGTTAATACAGTAGATCCTTGGTATGTGTGAGCCACATAACCTCAGTATTGCTGTTGTTATTGTGCTCATGAACATCAGATGAAAGGGAAGAAGCCATGCAAAAACtataaacatgcaaactcttTGTTTAGTCATCAGAGAGTGGTACACCAGAGGTCGACATATAGCCACATATCTGTCATAGGCCATGAGAGCTAGAAGAGAGGATTCAGCACAAGCATAACAGTGCAACACGAAACCCTGTAGAAGGCATCCAGGATAAGAGATGACATGCGTGGTGGACAGAAGATCGTAGAGGAACTTGGGATAAAAACCTGCTGTCCCATACAGTCCATTGAGGCACAGATTGCAGAGAAAGATGTACATAGGTTCATGAAGGTTTTTATCCACAATGATCGTCACAATTATGGTCACATTTACCAGCCAAATCAGACAATAACACAGTAAAGTGAGAGCAAAAAGAGAGGCCCTGTAATTTGCTATTTCACTTAAACCTGAAAGAGTAAAGACAGTAATTTTTGAAACATTATCCATACTAAAATGATAGATCATTTTTAGATGTCATTTCAGTGCTGCACAGAAAGGAAACTTCATTCATTATAAATTAATCTCAGTAAAGACCACTGTAGTGTGCTGTGTCCCCTGCAGGATATGTATGGACATATATCCTCTTTGTGGCAGCAACAATGACGTTATCAGGAGCCTTCAGACTGCCACACATCGATGTTGTAAATACTATCATGCATTTTATAGatagagaggtgtgtgtgtgtgtgtgtgtgtgtgtgtgtgtgtgtgtgtgcgcatgcgcgCGCATTATTTTTCACACTTgagttttatattgttttgaAACACAGCCTTCATTTACAGGCAGCTGTTATGTGGTTATATGAtggtaataaaaatgaaaaaaatctggtGAGTCTCCAGTTAGCCTTTTGCCTCTGTGATTTCTACACTGAAGAAAGAAATTTAGCAGAAATGTAAAATCAGTAAAGTCATCATCTGGATGCTTTAtcacactgaaacatgtttgaTCTGTCAAGGCTGATTTGACTGAGTTATGATCTGAACaggactttctttcttttgctcaAATTCACCAACTTGTCATATTTACCTAACTTTCTGGTCATACATGAaccattttttttgctttcttgtggcTAAATGCTCCTGTCTGTACACATAAATTCTCTAATTTCCCAGAGTTaaagaacaagaaaataatCAAGGAGAGTCTGGATATTGATCTGAATGGACTCTAGGACATAGAAATATCATCTGGTTCTTTCAGGCAAAACTTTGTTACACATCTATGTTGTGTTGCAGCCTGCAGTCCACTTGTGTTGATCTTATTCAGGCCTGTCTCATTTGTGTATGCTGCCTAATTAagttaaataaattttaaatttgattcagtGACTTTGTTCGATTTTTGTGTGAACAGGGTCTATGTATCATTTGGACTCCATGACAACAATTGtctacaacagcagcagtttcagtcactaagtgttttctttctttagcaGTGGGTCTGTTTTGGGGCAGAATTCCATGCACCCTTTGAAAATCCTCTAGATGGCAAAGAGATGATCCTGAACCCAAAGGAAAAATGCATTCTTTTTCCTTCAGGTTCAACAGCTGGATGGACTCAACTATTCAGCACCCTTAAATTGACCTTTTTAAGAAGGCTAAGTAGTGTGATCCTTCTGAAGTTGGAGCACACCATCTAGCACTCTTTCTTAACATTTTAACACCAAGTGTATAATATTTGAAAAACTGTCAAGACACCACTGTATGGCAGGCAGAAATGGGACCACAATGGTATGTAactcaaaaacagcttttattgctggagaaaaccaaaacaaagcataaacacaaacatgactgTGACGGGTATCAGCCAGAAACAACAAAAGAAGCTTTCTTCTAGAAATACATACAACACAAGAGAGAaagtaataaatacacaagaggtgATGAGGGGAAAGTGAACACAGCCAGGGAGAACAGGTGAGCTGAAACACACTAATGAGACTGAGggaacaagaaaaggaagagcGAAACTAAATTCCTCCTGGGTCCAGGACCATGACCATGGCAGCAGAGATGCTCAGGTAACCGACTCCAGGGCCTGTGGTGGCAAAATGCTCACGTGGCTGACCATGGGGTCAGCGGCATCGGTGGAGATGCGCTGGTGGCCAAAGGCAGGGCCAGCAGCAGTGGTGGGAGATGCTCTGGTGGCCAACAGCAGGGTCAGTGGGGGCGGGGCCAGCAGCAGCGGAGACGCCCAGTTAGCCAGCCCTGAGGCTGGTGGTGGAGAAGctctagagcagggatcctcaaatccaggcctcgaggtccggtgtcctgcaccttttagatgtgtctctgcttcaacacacctaaaagctgcaggacaccagacctcgaggcctggatttgaggatccctgctctagagGCCAGCCATGTGGATGGATGGTCTCTGGTGGAGGCAGCGATGGAACTGCTTGGAAGTCTTGAAACACTCAAACAGAGCCGGACCCTCTGGCTCTGGCTCGGGGTGCTCGGACTGAGCCGGACCCTCTGGCTCAGGTCACTCTGGAGGCTTGGACAGAGTCAGACACCCTGAGGATGAAGACCCACGTGGTGCTGATGACCCAGGAGGCGCAGCAGGCAACACTGAAGACTAATGAAGAGCTGATGGTGGAGAAGCTGCAGGCTCTGACATGGAGGACTGAGGAAGAAGCTGGGACCTGGCAGTCC from Archocentrus centrarchus isolate MPI-CPG fArcCen1 chromosome 21, fArcCen1, whole genome shotgun sequence carries:
- the LOC115800650 gene encoding olfactory receptor 4Q2-like translates to MDNVSKITVFTLSGLSEIANYRASLFALTLLCYCLIWLVNVTIIVTIIVDKNLHEPMYIFLCNLCLNGLYGTAGFYPKFLYDLLSTTHVISYPGCLLQGFVLHCYACAESSLLALMAYDRYVAICRPLVYHSLMTKQRVCMFIVFAWLLPFHLMFMSTITTAILRLCGSHIPRIYCINFFISNLACSASVAKTVIPAFNYTFYFGHVIFVFWTYVHLIKTCQSSKENRRKFMQTCVPHLFSLTVAVISFFADMLYIRFGSEEIPQSVQNFMAMEIFLIPPLINPLMYGFKLTQIRNRVLNFIHGKNSAFRLKP